The following coding sequences are from one Pelagovum sp. HNIBRBA483 window:
- a CDS encoding peptidoglycan-binding domain-containing protein, whose amino-acid sequence MKIIALLMITFLATTVSADSFWDHNGSTMRLVANGQQRFFYYEDPRQGMRDVGVQTGTMLFDGQRIGNRYIGTARVFSSRCALPMTYPMNGDVVSETYVVLEGWRPNFSNCVPDGTSRWERLEFRYISDTLPRPSIGKGNLISGNDFARAFQLLSASERYALQDTLYRLGYYQGRIDATWGRMTERAVLMAFQDMGNNYAKLYDRGALAAAEFYGFLFSADFFE is encoded by the coding sequence ATGAAAATAATTGCCCTGCTCATGATAACGTTTTTAGCGACGACTGTGTCCGCAGACAGCTTTTGGGACCATAATGGGAGCACCATGAGATTGGTCGCGAACGGTCAGCAACGTTTTTTCTATTACGAAGACCCAAGACAAGGCATGCGCGACGTCGGGGTCCAGACTGGTACCATGTTGTTTGATGGCCAGCGCATCGGAAACAGATACATTGGTACAGCGCGTGTGTTCTCGTCCCGATGCGCGTTACCGATGACCTATCCAATGAATGGAGATGTAGTGTCGGAGACATATGTTGTCCTGGAAGGGTGGCGCCCCAATTTCTCAAACTGCGTTCCTGACGGAACCTCCCGCTGGGAGCGTCTGGAGTTTCGGTATATTTCAGATACGCTTCCCCGGCCCTCCATCGGCAAAGGCAACCTGATTTCTGGGAACGATTTTGCCCGAGCATTTCAGTTGCTTTCGGCGTCCGAGCGCTACGCTTTGCAAGACACCTTGTACCGCCTTGGCTATTACCAAGGACGTATAGACGCCACATGGGGCAGGATGACCGAGCGCGCGGTGCTTATGGCATTCCAAGACATGGGCAACAATTACGCCAAGCTCTATGACCGAGGTGCGTTGGCGGCGGCCGAATTCTACGGCTTTCTATTCTCAGCCGACTTCTTCGAATAA